From the Candidatus Brocadiia bacterium genome, one window contains:
- a CDS encoding kelch repeat-containing protein encodes MFLRISIVLTAFLLAGCYVPVDDSHLFQAQPKSNQPSVPNAPPARIFQSAVWDGEKFILFGGDPNPADGLRNFYNDLWWYYPKSDTWVRKIAQSSTGSPSARKNHTMVWDGQRVIMFGGWDGTAYKNDLWWYDPETNTWTQKLTQDQTGSPTGRFDHSMVWAYGQAIMFAGWDSTERNVNDLWSYDPDSNKWTQKVAKDQPGSPPPRRLHDMAWIGDRIIMFGGYTDTDLNDLWHYNPDSNKWVQKVADGQAGVPARRRCYSLTWDGSRIILFGGYNTGVLGDLWWYNPDSNAWVNKINGIDGEVLPKRHGHSMGWTGRAAVMIAGADQSLRNDVWSYDPATNSWTRYSIGK; translated from the coding sequence ATGTTTCTGCGCATCAGCATCGTTCTGACCGCCTTTTTATTGGCTGGCTGTTACGTGCCGGTTGACGACAGCCATCTGTTTCAAGCACAACCGAAAAGTAATCAACCTTCAGTGCCGAACGCGCCGCCGGCCAGGATATTCCAATCCGCGGTTTGGGACGGCGAAAAGTTCATCCTCTTCGGGGGCGACCCCAACCCGGCGGACGGGCTCAGGAACTTCTACAACGACCTGTGGTGGTATTACCCCAAGTCAGATACCTGGGTGAGAAAAATAGCCCAGTCATCAACCGGCTCGCCCAGCGCCCGGAAAAACCATACCATGGTCTGGGACGGACAGCGGGTCATCATGTTCGGCGGCTGGGATGGTACTGCTTACAAGAATGACTTGTGGTGGTACGACCCGGAAACTAATACCTGGACCCAGAAACTTACCCAAGACCAAACCGGTTCGCCCACCGGACGATTCGACCATTCCATGGTCTGGGCCTATGGACAGGCTATTATGTTTGCCGGCTGGGACTCGACCGAGCGGAACGTCAACGACCTCTGGAGTTACGACCCGGATAGCAATAAATGGACGCAAAAGGTTGCCAAAGACCAGCCCGGCTCGCCTCCACCCCGGCGGCTGCACGACATGGCTTGGATCGGCGACCGAATCATAATGTTTGGTGGTTACACCGACACCGACCTCAACGACCTGTGGCATTATAACCCGGACAGCAATAAATGGGTCCAGAAGGTTGCCGACGGCCAGGCCGGGGTTCCGGCCCGACGCCGATGTTACTCTCTTACCTGGGACGGCAGCCGGATTATTTTATTCGGAGGCTATAATACCGGCGTGCTCGGCGACTTGTGGTGGTATAATCCGGACAGCAACGCTTGGGTTAATAAAATCAACGGGATAGACGGCGAAGTATTGCCCAAACGGCACGGGCACAGCATGGGCTGGACCGGCCGGGCGGCGGTTATGATTGCCGGAGCCGACCAGAGCCTGAGAAACGACGTTTGGTCCTATGACCCGGCCACCAACAGTTGGACTAGATACAGTATAGGGAAATAG
- a CDS encoding sodium-translocating pyrophosphatase: MSSLLGATTFEVVAIWGVLGISLMGLAYALFLRAQILGKDKGTDKMQMVWNAIRTGADAYLGRQLKTILPLILILTVVLFLSVYIVPPSEEAIIRFTGLTVDTFKTATPEQLDHVKIIVGIGRALAFIMGAFFSLMVGQFGMRMAVQGNVRVAAAARTSFSEALKIAYRSGTITGMLTDGLGLFGGTIIFMYFGMAAPDALLGFGFGGTLLALFMRVGGGIYTKAADVGADLVGKVEAGIPEDDPRNAAVIADLVGDNVGDCAGMAADIFESYEVTIVSGLILGLALVGITHEIKWIIFPLLVRGIGVLSSIIGTYVVKGKKGEERGNAMSSINKGFYTSAAICLVSFAFLAHYYMDEWRAFFSVGVGILLAIVLDEVTKYFTDTHYKPVKDIADASKTGSATLLLRGLAVGFEATVWQIIVIAITILAAVLIYWGQPVVYVLYGVAMTGIGMLTLTGNNVAMDSFGPIADNANGIGEMAKLEPKARQIMADLDAVGNTTKAITKGVAIGSAVIAAVSLFGSFLTDVDKVQAMMNVPENLRLFFTGIRVSVPTVFIGMLLGGAIPWLFSSLTINSVARAAGLIVNEVRRQFKIPGLMEGKVEPDYKQAVGICTAAAQKELISLALIAVLSPLVVGMLLGVEALGGFLAGVILSGQLLAVFMSTTGGAWDNAKKTIEDGLHGGKGSEAHKAAVVGDTVGDPLKDTAGPAMNPMIKVINLVSLIAAPILIQYPNSPAVIGIGIAFAIVVIGSVLYSKKGGFTAQKETGEAKF, from the coding sequence ATGAGTAGCCTACTTGGAGCAACGACTTTTGAGGTCGTGGCTATATGGGGTGTTCTGGGAATTTCTCTCATGGGTCTGGCCTATGCCTTGTTCCTGCGCGCCCAGATTCTGGGCAAGGACAAAGGCACCGACAAGATGCAAATGGTTTGGAACGCCATCCGTACCGGCGCTGATGCTTACCTGGGGCGCCAGCTTAAAACTATCCTGCCCTTAATCCTGATTCTCACCGTCGTCCTTTTCCTGTCAGTCTATATCGTTCCGCCCAGCGAAGAAGCGATTATCCGCTTCACCGGGCTTACAGTAGATACATTCAAGACGGCTACGCCCGAACAGCTTGACCACGTCAAGATTATTGTCGGTATCGGCCGGGCGCTGGCGTTCATTATGGGCGCCTTCTTCTCGCTTATGGTCGGCCAGTTCGGTATGAGAATGGCCGTCCAGGGCAACGTCCGCGTCGCCGCAGCGGCCCGGACCAGTTTCTCCGAAGCCCTTAAAATCGCCTATCGTTCCGGCACCATCACCGGTATGCTTACCGACGGCCTGGGCCTGTTCGGCGGCACCATCATATTTATGTATTTCGGCATGGCCGCGCCGGACGCGCTGCTCGGGTTCGGGTTCGGCGGCACGCTCCTGGCCCTGTTCATGAGGGTGGGCGGCGGCATCTACACCAAAGCGGCTGACGTCGGCGCCGACCTGGTCGGTAAAGTCGAAGCCGGCATCCCCGAAGACGACCCCCGCAACGCCGCGGTCATCGCCGACCTGGTAGGCGATAACGTCGGCGACTGCGCCGGTATGGCCGCCGATATCTTCGAATCATACGAAGTCACCATCGTTTCCGGCCTGATACTCGGCCTGGCCCTGGTCGGCATCACCCACGAAATTAAATGGATTATCTTCCCGCTCCTGGTCCGCGGCATCGGCGTGCTCTCGTCCATCATCGGCACCTATGTGGTCAAGGGCAAAAAAGGCGAGGAACGCGGCAATGCCATGTCCTCGATTAACAAAGGATTCTATACCTCGGCCGCCATCTGCCTTGTTTCCTTCGCATTCCTGGCCCATTACTATATGGACGAATGGCGCGCCTTCTTCTCGGTCGGCGTCGGCATCCTGCTGGCCATCGTCCTCGACGAGGTTACCAAATACTTCACCGACACCCATTACAAACCCGTCAAGGATATCGCCGACGCCTCCAAAACCGGCTCGGCCACCCTGCTGTTACGCGGACTGGCTGTCGGCTTTGAAGCCACCGTCTGGCAGATTATCGTCATCGCCATAACCATCCTGGCCGCCGTCCTTATCTACTGGGGACAACCGGTGGTTTATGTCCTTTACGGCGTGGCTATGACCGGCATCGGCATGCTCACGCTCACCGGCAATAACGTGGCCATGGACTCCTTCGGCCCCATTGCCGACAACGCCAACGGCATCGGCGAAATGGCTAAGCTGGAACCCAAGGCGCGCCAGATTATGGCTGACCTGGACGCCGTCGGCAACACCACCAAGGCCATCACCAAGGGCGTGGCCATCGGCTCGGCCGTCATCGCCGCCGTATCGCTGTTCGGGTCGTTCCTGACCGACGTTGATAAGGTCCAGGCCATGATGAACGTCCCTGAAAACCTGCGGTTATTCTTCACCGGCATCCGCGTCTCGGTTCCGACGGTCTTTATCGGAATGCTACTGGGCGGCGCCATACCCTGGCTGTTCTCGTCGCTGACTATTAACTCCGTAGCCCGCGCGGCCGGCCTGATTGTCAACGAAGTCCGGCGCCAGTTTAAAATCCCCGGCCTGATGGAAGGCAAAGTAGAACCCGATTACAAACAGGCCGTAGGCATCTGCACCGCGGCGGCCCAGAAAGAACTTATCAGCCTGGCGCTGATTGCCGTGCTGTCGCCCCTGGTCGTCGGCATGCTCCTGGGCGTGGAAGCCCTGGGCGGATTCCTGGCCGGCGTAATCCTTTCCGGACAGCTCCTGGCCGTATTTATGTCCACCACCGGCGGTGCCTGGGACAACGCCAAGAAAACCATTGAAGACGGCCTGCACGGCGGCAAAGGCTCCGAAGCCCACAAAGCGGCTGTAGTCGGCGATACCGTCGGCGACCCGTTAAAAGACACAGCCGGCCCGGCCATGAACCCGATGATTAAGGTCATCAACCTGGTTTCTCTTATCGCCGCACCGATACTGATACAATATCCCAACAGCCCGGCAGTCATCGGCATCGGCATAGCTTTCGCCATAGTGGTAATCGGCTCGGTGCTTTACTCCAAGAAAGGCGGATTCACCGCGCAAAAGGAAACCGGCGAAGCCAAGTTCTAA
- a CDS encoding ABC transporter permease: MGKLFAIVSLAYKESIRKKIFLVIIIFTFLLVILSSFMPVVKSVDRIRLIEIWSLQGISFLGVLMAIFLAAVSLPDDIELKRLLLILPKPISRETLLLGKLMGFALTLGIFVLIMGIVSLFYLYIVAGLSGTLKTLQVNQQIKPAEMYFQNVEPDKPNELNQSDKISGSYQPKEGVSVRIEGNKNNFVAWRFQDLNKSAPPTQARICLMLGEGLKISSSVNIRFLNPTTKEEFTKELHLNYKQAEVIEFPHDLIDPTGALKIFVNRVNPESYVTATPDSILLMSTPDNFAWNYIKAMALIWLQIIIVLAFCIAGSTLLSAGINVFLNIVIYMVGSGVRFWESSLEMMKKAMEQVIKTRAQELAQALPQAAPQGDAMPLWLMQTSDFIVRFVLKIFPDFSRYDGSEYLINGQTISLGLFPGLLGYLLIFVLASFIIGVVAFRLRDVN, encoded by the coding sequence ATGGGCAAACTTTTCGCAATCGTATCTCTGGCATATAAAGAATCCATCCGCAAGAAAATATTCCTGGTCATCATCATATTTACTTTCCTGCTGGTCATACTTTCCTCATTCATGCCCGTGGTAAAATCAGTCGACCGGATACGGCTGATAGAAATATGGTCGCTTCAGGGCATAAGTTTTCTAGGCGTCCTAATGGCCATATTCTTGGCGGCTGTTTCTCTGCCGGACGACATAGAACTCAAAAGACTCCTCCTGATACTGCCAAAACCGATAAGCCGCGAAACATTGCTCCTCGGCAAACTGATGGGCTTTGCCTTAACCCTTGGAATATTCGTCCTGATAATGGGCATAGTCAGCCTGTTTTACCTGTATATTGTCGCCGGCCTCAGCGGCACCTTAAAAACCCTCCAGGTCAACCAACAAATCAAGCCGGCAGAAATGTATTTTCAGAACGTGGAACCAGACAAACCAAACGAATTAAACCAATCGGACAAAATCAGCGGCAGTTACCAGCCCAAAGAAGGCGTTTCGGTCAGAATAGAAGGCAATAAGAATAACTTTGTCGCCTGGCGTTTTCAGGACCTAAACAAGTCAGCCCCGCCCACCCAGGCCAGAATATGCCTCATGCTCGGCGAGGGATTGAAAATATCTTCCAGCGTTAATATCAGATTCCTGAACCCAACGACAAAAGAAGAATTTACCAAAGAGCTTCATCTTAATTATAAACAGGCCGAGGTCATAGAATTCCCCCACGACTTGATCGACCCAACCGGCGCGCTGAAAATATTCGTTAACCGCGTTAATCCCGAAAGCTACGTCACGGCCACGCCGGACAGCATACTCCTGATGTCCACTCCGGATAACTTCGCTTGGAACTATATCAAAGCAATGGCTTTAATCTGGCTCCAAATAATAATAGTTCTGGCATTCTGCATCGCCGGCTCGACGCTTCTTTCAGCCGGCATCAACGTATTCTTGAATATAGTCATTTATATGGTCGGAAGCGGCGTCCGCTTCTGGGAATCATCCCTGGAAATGATGAAAAAGGCCATGGAGCAGGTGATAAAAACCAGGGCGCAGGAGCTGGCCCAGGCCCTGCCTCAAGCCGCGCCGCAGGGCGATGCCATGCCCCTCTGGCTAATGCAGACATCTGATTTTATAGTCCGGTTTGTCCTGAAGATATTCCCGGATTTCAGCAGGTACGACGGCTCTGAATATCTCATAAACGGCCAGACCATCAGCCTGGGCCTTTTCCCCGGCCTGCTGGGATATCTCTTGATATTTGTCCTGGCCTCTTTTATTATCGGCGTCGTAGCCTTCAGGCTCAGGGACGTTAACTGA
- a CDS encoding ABC transporter ATP-binding protein has translation MQKQVIDVEKLTKIFKSPFNRYEVKAVDALDLKVCQGEIFGFLGPNGSGKTTTMKILLGLLKPTSGEVRVLDKPPYDIVVKDRIGFLPEESYLYRFLNAEETLHFFGRIFRMPGKERDRKVSELIELVGLQDARKRPVREYSKGMARRLGFATALINNPDLIFLDEPTSGLDPIVSRLVKDIILDLKKQGKTIFMSSHLLGDVQDICDRIAIMHLGQLQTTGNVKDLLLPGETLETVFLKTISAKSGPASGVKRSN, from the coding sequence ATGCAAAAACAAGTAATTGACGTAGAAAAGCTGACCAAGATATTTAAAAGCCCTTTCAACCGCTACGAAGTAAAGGCGGTTGATGCGCTAGATTTAAAGGTTTGCCAGGGGGAAATATTCGGCTTCCTTGGGCCTAACGGCTCGGGCAAAACTACCACCATGAAAATCCTGCTCGGCCTACTCAAGCCGACCAGCGGCGAAGTGCGTGTCCTTGACAAGCCGCCTTACGATATCGTGGTCAAAGACCGCATCGGCTTCCTGCCCGAAGAATCTTATCTTTACCGATTCCTGAACGCGGAAGAAACCCTACATTTCTTCGGCAGGATTTTCCGTATGCCCGGAAAGGAAAGAGACCGTAAGGTATCCGAACTCATAGAACTGGTCGGGCTCCAAGACGCCCGGAAAAGGCCGGTCCGGGAATATTCCAAAGGTATGGCCCGGCGCCTGGGATTCGCCACCGCGCTTATCAATAACCCCGACCTGATATTCCTAGATGAACCCACTTCCGGACTCGACCCCATTGTCTCCCGGTTGGTAAAGGATATTATCCTCGACCTGAAGAAACAAGGTAAAACTATCTTTATGTCCAGCCACTTGTTGGGCGACGTCCAGGACATCTGCGACCGGATTGCCATAATGCATCTGGGCCAGCTTCAGACAACCGGCAATGTAAAAGACCTCCTTTTGCCCGGCGAAACGCTGGAAACTGTTTTCCTTAAAACCATCTCCGCTAAAAGCGGCCCTGCTTCAGGCGTAAAACGCAGTAATTAA
- a CDS encoding segregation/condensation protein A: protein MEILDHKITLSNFYGPMDLLLYLIREDELNIYDIPISRVTEQYLNYLALMEKLNIEIAGEFLVMASTLMEVKARLLVPPPEEDLEEEEADPRFELIRRLLEYKKFKDLSARLRECMAIASRTSCRPYFDLAQLTPDAEKESAEEKPVVELDLWNLARTFSRISQEIILDVPSSIIYDDIPIEKFMGMIIERLKQKGEMSFLDLLANQPEQKRFYTLKNLIASLELVRLQQIDMEQERDFGDIKLRLRADAPPAPEGTGPAGQN from the coding sequence ATGGAAATACTTGACCACAAAATTACCCTTTCAAACTTTTACGGCCCGATGGACCTGCTTCTTTACCTGATTAGGGAAGACGAGCTTAACATCTATGATATCCCTATCTCACGGGTGACGGAGCAATACCTTAATTACCTGGCGTTGATGGAGAAACTTAATATCGAGATTGCCGGAGAGTTTCTGGTAATGGCTTCGACTTTGATGGAAGTTAAGGCGCGTTTACTGGTGCCGCCACCGGAAGAGGATCTGGAGGAGGAAGAAGCAGACCCCCGATTTGAACTGATCAGGCGTTTGCTGGAGTATAAGAAGTTCAAGGACTTGTCGGCCAGGTTGCGGGAATGCATGGCCATTGCCTCGAGAACATCGTGCCGGCCTTATTTTGATTTAGCCCAATTGACGCCGGACGCGGAAAAAGAATCAGCCGAAGAAAAGCCAGTCGTTGAGCTGGATCTTTGGAATCTGGCACGAACATTTTCCCGGATATCGCAGGAAATAATACTGGATGTGCCGTCTTCGATAATTTATGACGACATTCCCATAGAGAAATTTATGGGAATGATAATTGAGCGGCTTAAGCAAAAGGGAGAGATGTCATTTCTTGATTTGCTGGCAAATCAACCGGAGCAAAAGCGTTTTTATACCCTTAAAAACCTGATTGCTTCATTGGAACTGGTTAGGCTTCAGCAAATTGATATGGAACAAGAGCGAGATTTCGGCGATATAAAACTAAGGCTGAGGGCTGATGCGCCGCCGGCGCCTGAAGGGACGGGTCCGGCCGGTCAGAATTAA